A region of Thermobifida halotolerans DNA encodes the following proteins:
- a CDS encoding NAD(P)/FAD-dependent oxidoreductase yields the protein MGTADAVIVGAGVLGCATAFELARSGLRVVVLERGAPNREGSGTTAGNLHIQAIHTRRPGQEVPVDSARLLPVQHAAGLLWEDVETRLDADLEVRRNGGFMVAETPEQYAELRTKHRWETGIGLRTEVLDGDTARRELPLLGPSVTAATWCPHDGYANPLKTGPAYLAAARRHGARVHAFTPVTGLTRHTGAWRVHTAHDHYDTPVVVNAAGPWIAQVCALAGADVRMAPVAIQMHATVRVPPVLRHLVQHIGEGLSVKQVAAGNVLIGGGWPARRLDLAGRSEVSVESLVGNVDQAGRVLPFLAGLRLLRTWAGPLAATPDEMPLIGEVPGHTGLYVVGGTYAFTFAPLWAETLRRLVTGGRPRVDVTDFSPRRLMGTDRTAPKSRLPEGKTQC from the coding sequence ATGGGCACCGCTGACGCCGTCATCGTCGGAGCGGGCGTGCTCGGTTGCGCGACCGCCTTCGAACTCGCCCGGTCCGGCCTGCGCGTGGTCGTGCTGGAGCGCGGGGCGCCCAACCGGGAGGGCTCCGGAACCACCGCGGGCAACCTGCACATCCAGGCCATCCACACCCGCCGCCCCGGCCAGGAGGTCCCCGTCGACAGCGCCCGGCTGCTGCCCGTGCAGCACGCCGCCGGACTTCTGTGGGAGGACGTCGAGACCCGACTGGACGCAGACCTGGAGGTCCGGCGCAACGGCGGGTTCATGGTCGCCGAGACCCCCGAGCAGTACGCGGAGCTGCGGACCAAGCACCGCTGGGAGACCGGGATCGGTCTGCGCACCGAGGTACTGGATGGCGACACCGCCCGCCGGGAACTGCCGCTGCTGGGCCCCTCCGTGACCGCCGCCACCTGGTGCCCCCACGACGGCTACGCCAACCCGCTGAAGACCGGCCCCGCCTACCTGGCAGCGGCCCGCCGCCACGGCGCACGCGTTCACGCCTTCACCCCGGTGACCGGCCTGACCCGGCACACCGGCGCCTGGCGGGTCCACACCGCCCACGACCACTACGACACCCCCGTCGTCGTCAACGCCGCCGGACCGTGGATCGCCCAGGTCTGCGCCCTGGCCGGAGCGGACGTGCGCATGGCCCCGGTCGCCATCCAGATGCACGCCACCGTGCGTGTCCCACCGGTCCTGCGCCACCTGGTGCAGCACATCGGGGAAGGGCTGTCGGTCAAGCAGGTCGCCGCGGGCAACGTCCTCATCGGCGGCGGCTGGCCGGCCCGCCGCCTCGACCTGGCGGGGCGCAGTGAGGTCAGCGTGGAAAGCCTCGTCGGCAACGTCGACCAGGCCGGACGGGTCCTGCCGTTCCTCGCCGGGCTGCGGCTGCTGCGCACCTGGGCCGGGCCACTGGCCGCCACCCCCGACGAGATGCCCCTCATCGGGGAGGTCCCCGGCCACACCGGCCTCTACGTGGTCGGCGGCACCTACGCCTTCACCTTCGCCCCGCTGTGGGCGGAGACGCTCCGCCGACTCGTCACGGGCGGGCGCCCCCGCGTCGACGTCACCGACTTCTCCCCCCGACGACTGATGGGGACCGACCGGACCGCCCCCAAGTCCCGACTGCCGGAAGGAAAGACCCAGTGCTGA
- a CDS encoding NAD(P)/FAD-dependent oxidoreductase: MSTQPTAAPAGARGGDHRADAAVVGAGPAGLSAALTLARGGLSVVLLDEQPEPGGQYYRRPGPEVTERLGDHRPEGARLVAEVRAAGVRVLTGHTVWGVSDDRAALLAVAPDGTTTRVHAAHTVIATGAFERAIPFAGWHLPGVVTPGLAQHMAEEGVAVGSRVLVAGSGPFLLPVARSLLERGARVLAVVEAGTPYRMGVRALGAARFPGRLAELSSHLLGLARHRVPLLQGAVVTEARGRSRVESATVAPLRDPHRVLHRYDVDALCVGYGFRPQTDLAQLLGCAMRRDPATGDQTPVVTGPGRTSRAGVYVVGEAAGVAGAPSALARGEAAALDVLARAGGPATRAARRSVAVRLARARRFADLTAALYPAPGVLADALVSALPDHALVCRCESVTAGAVRAAAAEPGGAEVPGIKGATRAGMGPCQARECGPALAALRDRTGAPGQAAVPARMPVRPLPLTAVPAPEHTTDRRKPHGHR, from the coding sequence ATGAGCACCCAGCCGACGGCCGCACCGGCCGGCGCGCGCGGCGGAGACCACCGCGCCGACGCGGCCGTGGTCGGTGCCGGACCCGCCGGACTGTCGGCCGCGCTCACCCTGGCCCGCGGCGGACTGTCGGTCGTCCTCCTCGACGAGCAACCCGAACCCGGCGGCCAGTACTACCGCCGCCCCGGACCGGAGGTGACCGAGCGCCTCGGCGACCACCGTCCCGAGGGCGCCCGCCTCGTCGCCGAGGTCCGCGCCGCCGGGGTGCGCGTGCTCACCGGGCACACCGTCTGGGGCGTCAGCGACGACCGCGCCGCGCTGCTGGCCGTCGCCCCCGACGGCACGACCACGCGCGTCCACGCCGCCCACACCGTCATCGCCACCGGGGCCTTCGAGCGCGCCATCCCGTTCGCCGGATGGCACCTGCCCGGCGTCGTCACCCCCGGACTGGCCCAGCACATGGCCGAGGAGGGGGTCGCCGTGGGCTCCCGGGTGCTGGTCGCCGGATCGGGGCCGTTCCTGCTGCCGGTCGCCCGCTCCCTGCTGGAGCGGGGCGCCCGCGTCCTCGCCGTGGTCGAGGCCGGAACCCCCTACCGGATGGGCGTACGCGCGCTCGGCGCCGCCCGCTTCCCCGGCCGCCTGGCGGAACTCTCCTCCCACCTGCTGGGCCTGGCCCGCCACCGTGTCCCCCTGCTGCAGGGAGCGGTCGTCACCGAGGCTCGCGGCCGGAGCCGGGTGGAGTCGGCGACCGTGGCCCCGCTGCGGGACCCGCACCGGGTCCTGCACCGCTACGACGTGGACGCGTTGTGCGTGGGATACGGCTTCCGCCCGCAGACCGACCTCGCCCAACTGCTGGGCTGCGCGATGCGCCGCGACCCCGCCACCGGCGACCAGACCCCCGTGGTGACCGGCCCCGGCCGCACCTCCCGCGCGGGCGTGTACGTCGTGGGGGAGGCCGCCGGGGTGGCCGGGGCCCCGAGCGCCCTCGCCCGGGGGGAGGCCGCCGCCCTGGACGTGCTGGCCCGCGCGGGGGGACCCGCGACCCGGGCCGCCCGGCGGAGCGTCGCCGTCCGCCTGGCCCGCGCACGCCGGTTCGCCGACCTCACCGCCGCGCTCTACCCCGCGCCGGGCGTCCTGGCCGACGCCCTCGTCTCCGCGCTTCCCGACCACGCCCTGGTCTGCCGGTGCGAGTCGGTCACCGCGGGAGCCGTGCGCGCGGCCGCCGCCGAACCCGGCGGCGCCGAGGTGCCCGGGATCAAAGGCGCCACCCGCGCCGGGATGGGCCCCTGCCAGGCACGGGAGTGCGGGCCGGCGCTGGCCGCGCTGCGCGACCGCACCGGGGCGCCCGGCCAGGCCGCCGTCCCCGCCCGGATGCCGGTGCGCCCCCTGCCGCTGACCGCCGTGCCCGCCCCCGAGCACACGACCGACCGGAGGAAGCCGCATGGGCACCGCTGA
- a CDS encoding LacI family DNA-binding transcriptional regulator: MAVTLKDVAAAAGVSRSTASRALSGSPLIAPETRTAVENAARRLGYRPNRAASALRSRRSKLIGLVMNNLINASFHTIAGVVQRCAADEGYQVILCITDAEEAREESVLRMLAEHNVDGVLVIGTGKNAATCDEMLDAGTAVVNVIRAPDDGRAPSVLASDREGAYAATRHLLELGHRRIGYLGGLPSANSGRERYAGYEEALREHGLEADPVLLERGPFSPAFGAEATRRLLERAPDMTALFGANHEAVFGVLPTLASAGIRVPDRLSLVCHEDIHWLANWQPPITVVDNGAAELGRLAFDLLMQQIRGTLSTADSPGLTYRIGARLITRASCAPPTWPAPGTEPPHAMCHTAGTGEVGSP, translated from the coding sequence ATGGCGGTCACACTCAAGGATGTGGCTGCCGCGGCCGGAGTGTCGCGCAGCACGGCGTCGCGGGCGCTGAGCGGATCGCCGCTCATCGCGCCCGAGACCCGCACCGCGGTGGAGAACGCGGCCAGACGCCTGGGCTACCGGCCCAACCGGGCGGCCAGCGCCCTGCGCTCCCGCCGTTCGAAGCTCATCGGCCTGGTCATGAACAACCTGATCAACGCCTCCTTCCACACCATCGCCGGAGTCGTGCAGCGCTGCGCCGCCGACGAGGGCTACCAGGTGATCCTGTGCATCACCGACGCCGAGGAGGCCCGGGAGGAGTCGGTGCTGCGCATGCTCGCCGAGCACAACGTGGACGGCGTGCTCGTCATCGGCACCGGAAAGAACGCCGCGACGTGCGACGAGATGCTGGACGCGGGCACCGCGGTGGTCAACGTGATCCGGGCCCCCGACGACGGCCGCGCGCCCTCTGTGCTGGCCTCCGACCGCGAGGGCGCCTACGCCGCCACCCGCCACCTGCTGGAACTGGGCCACCGGCGGATCGGCTACCTGGGCGGTCTGCCCTCGGCCAACTCGGGACGGGAGCGCTACGCGGGCTACGAGGAGGCACTGCGCGAACACGGCCTGGAAGCCGACCCGGTCCTGCTGGAGCGCGGCCCCTTCTCCCCCGCGTTCGGCGCCGAGGCCACCCGCCGCCTGCTGGAGCGGGCACCCGACATGACGGCGCTGTTCGGCGCCAACCACGAGGCGGTCTTCGGGGTCCTGCCCACCCTGGCCAGCGCCGGAATCCGTGTTCCCGACCGGCTCTCCCTCGTCTGCCACGAGGACATCCACTGGCTGGCGAACTGGCAACCACCCATCACGGTCGTCGACAACGGCGCCGCCGAACTGGGCCGACTCGCCTTCGACCTGCTCATGCAGCAGATCCGCGGCACCCTGAGCACAGCCGACTCCCCCGGCCTCACCTACCGGATCGGCGCACGCCTGATCACCCGCGCCTCCTGCGCTCCCCCCACGTGGCCGGCCCCCGGCACGGAACCGCCCCACGCCATGTGTCACACGGCGGGAACAGGGGAAGTGGGCTCCCCATGA
- a CDS encoding dihydrodipicolinate synthase family protein codes for MDRGDVTWRGYWPAAPTPFDTEGRLDEDAWRALLRLYLAQGVHGVLVNGSTGEWFSQTPDERRSVARIAVEEIGGRIPVVVGVTAYTPGEAARLARHAADIGADGALATPPPYVHPSPAETLAFYTEVCAATDLPFMVYNWPRGVAVDMAADQDLIRRLCDIDTVVAVKDSTGDWLRMLTTVESVGDRVRVFGSFLHRRGLAVLLGIGGDGNIDGGALGAPFAVPYYEAVRAGDRETARHWADRYTALSSALVNPDYSGRFASPVPQLKAAMALLGQPGGTVRPPLLPVTDPDALAAIERAVKAAGLPEAPTAEAR; via the coding sequence ATGGACCGCGGTGACGTGACCTGGCGGGGCTACTGGCCCGCAGCGCCCACCCCCTTCGACACCGAAGGCCGCCTCGACGAGGACGCCTGGCGTGCGCTGCTCCGCCTCTACCTGGCGCAGGGCGTGCACGGAGTGCTGGTCAACGGCAGTACCGGCGAGTGGTTCAGCCAGACCCCCGACGAACGCCGCAGCGTGGCCCGGATCGCGGTCGAGGAGATCGGCGGCCGGATCCCGGTGGTCGTCGGCGTCACCGCCTACACCCCCGGCGAGGCGGCACGGCTGGCCCGCCACGCGGCCGACATCGGCGCCGACGGGGCGCTGGCCACCCCGCCGCCCTACGTCCACCCCTCCCCGGCGGAGACCCTCGCCTTCTACACCGAGGTCTGCGCCGCCACCGACCTGCCGTTCATGGTCTACAACTGGCCCCGGGGCGTGGCCGTGGACATGGCCGCCGACCAGGACCTGATCCGCCGTCTGTGCGACATCGACACCGTGGTCGCGGTCAAGGACAGCACCGGCGACTGGCTGCGCATGCTCACCACCGTCGAGTCCGTCGGCGACCGCGTCCGGGTCTTCGGCAGCTTCCTGCACCGCCGCGGACTGGCCGTCCTGCTCGGGATCGGCGGCGACGGCAACATCGACGGCGGGGCGCTGGGGGCGCCCTTCGCGGTCCCCTACTACGAGGCCGTCCGCGCCGGGGACCGCGAGACCGCCCGGCACTGGGCGGACCGCTACACCGCACTGTCGTCGGCGCTGGTCAACCCCGACTACAGCGGACGTTTCGCCTCCCCCGTCCCGCAGCTCAAGGCGGCCATGGCCCTGCTGGGCCAGCCGGGCGGCACGGTGCGGCCCCCGCTGCTGCCCGTCACCGACCCCGACGCGCTCGCCGCGATCGAACGCGCCGTCAAGGCGGCCGGACTGCCCGAGGCACCCACCGCGGAGGCCCGGTGA
- a CDS encoding hydantoinase/oxoprolinase family protein — protein MTHSHDRPLRLAVDIGGTFVDAIAYDERTGLMRLNKASTTPDDPAAGVLDAVGGLIADLGDVEAFVHGTTLGLNAILQRRGADVGILTNEGFRDIFEIARAAIPADHMYDFSYSGPPPLVPRRHRLGVPGRIDAQGGVATELDEDAVVAAGRLLVEEGITSVAVCFLHSYANPEHERRAAALLREAFPGLSVSVSTDTTREYREYERTSTAVMDAYIRPVLNDYISVLDRGLRERGLADPMHIMRSGGGAMTADLARRAPLATVLSGPAGGVVGASYLARELGHPRILSFDVGGTSIDSCVIVDGEPGEVHEAAIDGFPLLIPIFDLRTIGAGGGSIAWIDDGLLKVGPRSAGAVPGPVAYGNGGTEPTVTDAALVLGYLDAAEFLGGRMRVDTAAAAEAVADRLARPLGVGVDEAAASVFRVMLARSVGALREITVERGLDPREFALLAFGGAGPLIGPMLARDMDIGTVVIPRVPAAFSAFGMLMSDLEYEFSTTVLRPLDDTGVAALEPLFEELEAQARDMLAAQGVRDAQSTLTRRLDVRYRGQEHTLGIDLVEGDTAASVLGRFHELHRSRHGHAMDEPGEVMTLRVRAVGHLPKPGLVEAPAATGAAEPVAKRDAYDLATGRTTPFAVYRRDHLAPGQRLDGPAVVEEGTSTTVIFGDQRLTVDPYGHLLVTAADPAADPEREDRP, from the coding sequence GTGACCCACTCCCACGACCGCCCCCTGCGCCTGGCCGTGGACATCGGCGGCACGTTCGTCGACGCCATCGCCTACGACGAACGCACCGGCCTGATGCGGCTCAACAAGGCGTCCACCACCCCGGACGACCCCGCGGCGGGCGTGCTCGACGCGGTCGGCGGCCTCATCGCCGACCTGGGCGACGTCGAGGCGTTCGTGCACGGCACCACCCTCGGGCTCAACGCGATCCTGCAACGCAGGGGAGCCGACGTCGGCATCCTCACCAACGAGGGATTCCGCGACATCTTCGAGATCGCGCGCGCGGCGATCCCCGCCGACCACATGTACGACTTCTCCTACAGCGGCCCGCCCCCGCTGGTGCCGCGCCGCCACCGCCTGGGCGTGCCCGGACGGATCGACGCACAGGGCGGGGTCGCCACCGAACTCGACGAGGACGCCGTCGTCGCCGCCGGACGCCTCCTCGTGGAGGAGGGAATCACCTCCGTCGCGGTGTGCTTCCTGCACTCCTACGCCAACCCCGAGCACGAGCGGCGCGCCGCCGCCCTGCTGCGCGAGGCGTTCCCCGGCCTGTCGGTGTCGGTTTCCACCGACACCACCCGCGAGTACCGCGAGTACGAACGCACCAGCACCGCCGTCATGGACGCCTACATCCGCCCCGTCCTCAACGACTACATCAGCGTCCTCGACCGGGGCCTGCGGGAGCGGGGGCTGGCCGACCCGATGCACATCATGCGCTCGGGAGGCGGCGCGATGACCGCCGACCTGGCCCGGCGCGCCCCCCTGGCCACCGTGCTGTCCGGACCGGCCGGAGGAGTGGTGGGCGCGTCCTACCTGGCACGCGAACTCGGCCACCCGCGCATCCTCTCCTTCGACGTGGGCGGCACCAGCATCGACTCGTGCGTGATCGTCGACGGCGAGCCCGGCGAGGTCCACGAGGCCGCCATCGACGGCTTCCCGCTGCTCATCCCCATCTTCGACCTGCGCACCATCGGGGCGGGCGGCGGTTCGATCGCCTGGATCGACGACGGCCTGCTCAAGGTCGGTCCGCGCAGCGCCGGAGCGGTCCCCGGCCCCGTCGCCTACGGCAACGGCGGCACCGAACCCACCGTCACCGACGCCGCCCTGGTCCTGGGCTACCTGGACGCCGCCGAATTCCTCGGCGGGCGGATGCGCGTCGACACCGCCGCGGCCGCCGAAGCCGTCGCCGACCGCCTCGCCCGCCCCCTGGGTGTCGGCGTCGACGAGGCCGCGGCCAGCGTGTTCCGCGTGATGCTGGCCCGGTCCGTGGGCGCGCTGCGGGAGATCACCGTGGAACGCGGTCTGGACCCGCGCGAGTTCGCGCTGCTGGCCTTCGGCGGCGCGGGCCCCCTCATCGGCCCGATGCTGGCCCGCGACATGGACATCGGCACCGTGGTCATCCCCCGGGTGCCCGCCGCGTTCTCCGCGTTCGGCATGCTCATGTCGGACCTGGAGTACGAGTTCTCCACCACCGTGCTGCGCCCCCTGGACGACACCGGGGTGGCGGCCCTGGAACCGCTGTTCGAGGAACTGGAGGCCCAGGCCCGCGACATGCTCGCCGCCCAGGGGGTGCGGGACGCGCAGAGCACGCTGACCCGGCGCCTCGACGTGCGCTACCGGGGCCAGGAGCACACCTTGGGCATCGACCTGGTCGAAGGCGACACCGCGGCGTCCGTCCTCGGCAGGTTCCACGAACTGCACCGCTCCCGTCACGGCCACGCCATGGACGAGCCGGGAGAGGTCATGACGCTGCGCGTGCGCGCCGTGGGCCACCTGCCCAAACCGGGACTGGTCGAGGCCCCCGCCGCCACCGGCGCCGCCGAGCCCGTCGCCAAACGCGACGCCTACGACCTGGCCACCGGCCGGACCACGCCCTTCGCCGTCTACCGGCGCGACCACCTGGCCCCGGGACAGCGCCTGGACGGTCCCGCCGTCGTCGAGGAGGGCACCTCCACCACGGTCATCTTCGGCGACCAGCGCCTGACCGTCGACCCCTACGGACACCTGTTGGTCACCGCGGCCGACCCCGCGGCCGACCCGGAACGGGAGGACCGCCCATGA
- a CDS encoding (2Fe-2S)-binding protein: protein MSARRPASAAPGPWIVLHLDGEAVRTPAGTSVAAALIAHGRWDFRRDAVTGQPRGPFCGMGVCMECEVTVDGTPGRRACLERVRPGMRIDTGRTAPDREDS from the coding sequence GTGAGCGCCCGCAGGCCGGCGTCCGCCGCCCCCGGTCCGTGGATCGTGCTCCACCTGGACGGGGAGGCGGTCCGCACACCGGCGGGAACCAGCGTCGCCGCCGCGCTCATCGCGCACGGCCGCTGGGACTTCCGACGCGACGCGGTCACCGGCCAACCGCGCGGACCCTTCTGCGGGATGGGGGTCTGCATGGAATGCGAGGTCACCGTGGACGGCACCCCCGGACGACGGGCCTGCCTGGAACGGGTGCGCCCCGGAATGCGGATCGACACCGGCCGCACCGCCCCCGACAGGGAGGACTCATGA
- a CDS encoding FAD-dependent oxidoreductase — protein sequence MTTLPGTHESYWMDSVPPTPHPALDGDVEVDVAVVGGGIAGICTAWELARAGRSVAILEADRVAAGTTGYTTAKLSALHGLVYSQLARAHGAEGARLYARSQQDAVEHVAEVADELGADCDLERVPAYSYVESADGVDQIRAEADAAREAGLPASFTTDTGLPFDVAGAVRVTGQAQFHPRKYLTALVADLLDHGGSVYERTRVLDLDEGDPCRLTTENGATVTARDVVVATHYPVFDRALLFSRLEPRRELVVAAPLPADRAPGGAYLTTEQNTRSVRTTPYGDGRRLLIVTGETFKPGTGDTEEMYLRLAEWTRERFDVTEITHRWAAQDNHTTDRVPYVGLFHPGTEHVWVATGYGAWGMSNGVMSGRLLAALITGGASPWAELYDPRRLRGLREAPAFFRLQASVARHFIGDRLTTTHVDSVEEIPPGSGAVVRVNGQRCAVYRDGSGTAHAVSARCTHLGCIVAFNAAEEAWECPCHGSRFGLDGEVLHGPATHPLDRVDVSRE from the coding sequence ATGACGACGCTGCCCGGAACCCACGAGTCCTACTGGATGGACTCGGTCCCGCCCACTCCGCACCCCGCGCTCGACGGCGACGTCGAGGTCGACGTCGCCGTGGTCGGCGGCGGCATCGCCGGGATCTGCACCGCCTGGGAACTGGCCCGCGCGGGGCGTTCCGTGGCGATCCTGGAGGCCGACCGCGTCGCCGCGGGCACCACCGGCTACACCACGGCGAAGCTGTCGGCACTGCACGGCCTGGTCTACTCCCAACTGGCCAGGGCGCACGGCGCGGAGGGCGCGCGCCTGTACGCGCGCTCCCAGCAGGACGCGGTCGAGCACGTCGCCGAGGTCGCCGACGAACTCGGCGCCGACTGCGACCTGGAGCGCGTGCCCGCCTACTCCTACGTCGAGTCCGCCGACGGCGTCGACCAGATCCGCGCCGAGGCCGACGCCGCGCGCGAGGCCGGGCTGCCCGCGTCGTTCACCACCGACACCGGCCTGCCGTTCGACGTGGCGGGCGCGGTCCGGGTGACCGGCCAGGCCCAGTTCCACCCCCGCAAGTACCTGACGGCGCTGGTCGCCGACCTGCTGGACCACGGCGGCAGCGTCTACGAGCGCACCCGCGTGCTCGACCTGGACGAGGGCGACCCGTGCCGGCTGACCACCGAGAACGGGGCGACGGTGACCGCCCGCGACGTCGTCGTGGCCACCCACTACCCCGTCTTCGACCGGGCGCTGCTGTTCTCCCGGCTGGAACCGCGCCGCGAACTCGTCGTGGCCGCGCCGCTGCCCGCCGACCGGGCCCCCGGCGGCGCCTACCTCACCACCGAGCAGAACACCCGCTCGGTGCGCACCACCCCCTACGGCGACGGGCGGCGGCTGCTCATCGTCACCGGGGAGACGTTCAAGCCCGGCACCGGCGACACCGAGGAGATGTACCTGCGGCTGGCCGAGTGGACCCGGGAGCGGTTCGACGTCACCGAGATCACCCACCGCTGGGCCGCCCAGGACAACCACACCACCGACCGCGTGCCCTACGTCGGCCTGTTCCACCCCGGCACCGAGCACGTCTGGGTCGCCACCGGCTACGGCGCCTGGGGCATGAGCAACGGCGTCATGTCGGGCAGGCTGCTCGCCGCGCTCATCACCGGCGGCGCCTCTCCCTGGGCCGAGCTGTACGATCCGCGGCGGCTGCGGGGACTGCGCGAGGCCCCCGCGTTCTTCAGGCTCCAGGCGTCGGTGGCCCGGCACTTCATCGGGGACCGGCTGACCACCACGCACGTCGACTCGGTCGAGGAGATCCCGCCGGGGTCGGGGGCCGTGGTGCGGGTGAACGGGCAGCGCTGCGCCGTCTACCGCGACGGGTCGGGCACGGCGCACGCGGTGTCGGCGCGCTGCACCCACCTGGGCTGCATCGTCGCCTTCAACGCCGCCGAGGAGGCGTGGGAGTGCCCCTGCCACGGCTCGCGCTTCGGCCTCGACGGCGAGGTCCTGCACGGCCCGGCCACCCACCCGCTGGACCGCGTCGACGTGTCCCGGGAGTGA
- a CDS encoding amidohydrolase family protein, translated as MLNHNRPRPEPGEASAPGSLWLTNAHVVDVRTGDLRRDRNVEITGGRVARITAEAPAPGERTVDLGGRYLVPGLISVHTHLSVLYPFSDADDDEDSATTVLRAAARARDALNAGVTTVRTLGEQNRADLMLRAAAAEGWAPAPRIVGAGLAVSTTGGHGKGGLSVFADGHDAFLRAARAELDAGADHIKIFITGGIAHLGETFNSSQTSPEEMRAAVRAAREHGTYVVAHAGGSGAIREALACGVRGFEHGYDLDGETIAQMARHRAFLTPTLTVTRCPDWMRAHDFTEWQIELAMEVGPRHLDSIRRAVAQGLNTTGDPEAPGITIVTGTDYPPGEPMDGTVTQVREMQFLTDAGLSPLQSLQAATVNAARLVMLDHEIGLVEEGYVADLIAVGSDPTSDIAALHDIPLVVQGGRVVRDDLPAAPTGGQQ; from the coding sequence GTGCTGAACCACAACCGCCCACGGCCCGAGCCCGGAGAGGCGTCCGCGCCCGGATCGCTGTGGTTGACCAACGCCCACGTGGTGGACGTGCGCACCGGCGATTTGCGCCGCGACCGCAACGTGGAGATCACCGGCGGACGCGTCGCGCGGATCACCGCCGAGGCGCCCGCCCCCGGCGAACGCACCGTCGACCTGGGCGGACGCTACCTGGTGCCGGGACTGATCTCGGTGCACACCCACCTGTCGGTCCTCTACCCCTTCAGCGACGCCGACGACGACGAGGACTCCGCGACCACGGTGCTGCGCGCCGCGGCACGCGCCCGCGACGCCCTGAACGCCGGAGTCACCACGGTGCGCACACTCGGCGAGCAGAACCGCGCCGACCTCATGCTGCGCGCGGCGGCCGCCGAGGGCTGGGCCCCGGCGCCCCGCATCGTGGGCGCCGGACTGGCGGTCTCCACCACCGGCGGACACGGCAAGGGCGGCCTCAGCGTCTTCGCCGACGGCCACGACGCCTTCCTGCGCGCCGCACGCGCCGAACTGGACGCCGGGGCCGACCACATCAAGATCTTCATCACCGGAGGCATCGCCCACCTGGGCGAGACCTTCAACAGCTCCCAGACCTCCCCCGAGGAGATGCGCGCCGCGGTACGCGCCGCCCGGGAGCACGGCACCTACGTCGTGGCGCACGCCGGGGGCTCCGGCGCGATCAGGGAGGCGCTGGCCTGCGGGGTGCGCGGCTTCGAGCACGGATACGACCTCGACGGGGAGACCATCGCGCAGATGGCGCGCCACCGGGCGTTCCTCACCCCCACCCTGACCGTGACCCGCTGCCCCGACTGGATGCGCGCCCACGACTTCACCGAATGGCAGATCGAACTGGCCATGGAGGTCGGTCCCAGGCACCTGGACAGCATCCGGCGCGCCGTCGCCCAGGGCCTCAACACCACGGGCGACCCCGAGGCACCGGGCATCACCATCGTCACCGGCACCGACTACCCGCCCGGTGAACCCATGGACGGCACCGTCACCCAGGTCCGCGAGATGCAGTTCCTCACCGACGCGGGACTCTCCCCGCTCCAGTCGCTGCAGGCCGCCACCGTCAACGCCGCGCGCCTGGTCATGCTCGACCACGAGATCGGGCTGGTGGAGGAGGGATACGTCGCCGACCTCATCGCGGTGGGCTCCGACCCCACCTCCGACATCGCCGCCCTCCACGACATCCCCCTGGTGGTCCAGGGAGGCCGCGTCGTGCGCGACGACCTGCCCGCAGCTCCCACCGGAGGACAGCAGTGA